In Oryzias melastigma strain HK-1 linkage group LG10, ASM292280v2, whole genome shotgun sequence, a single window of DNA contains:
- the apln gene encoding apelin — MNVKILTLVIVLLVSLLCSAGAGPMASTEHGKDLGETATVRKMVQQNPPRGGQPQRPAGWKRRRPRPRLSHKGPMPF; from the exons ATGAATGTGAAGATCCTGACGCTGGTGATTGTGCTCTTGGTGTCTCTGCTGTGTTCTGCCGGTGCTG GTCCTATGGCCTCCACGGAGCATGGCAAAGACCTGGGAGAAACAgctactgtgagaaaaatggtTCAGCAAAATCCACCGAGAGGCGGCCAGCCCCAAAGACCAGCTGGTTGGAAGAGAAGACGCCCACGGCCCCGTCTCTCCCACAAGGGGCCAATGCCGTTCTAG